One window from the genome of Streptomyces sp. NBC_01571 encodes:
- a CDS encoding ParB N-terminal domain-containing protein, with protein MSTTLSPAPDTSVPQQEEDNPSIELLDASRLVRDEHNAREHDTEPDQKLITSVKELGVEEPISVRPLPDGTYGVFKGWRRAQAAQIANETAGQDGRPVRTVKAFVRTDLVGRDGYTRFLSLVENDHRQEMDARDTLKAQELSLVGMDEVDQARAAKAMGLKRGAVKHLRTAQRLDDATLRQATAGGMDLEQTAQLTEVEGIPNATQRLLKALAKDQEEGRGGRGHWDQVFALLTEEKANTKARADAFTALKKSGVTLASDLSYDQKQTVKALTDLTTGLGAPITADKHHGCPGHCATLNEDNQPVWYCADPAAHGHKARKQPKPRLSAEEAEQAAQKSAERARVVACNRAWKAAAGPRQQFISRLVKGKSLPEEARIFAQTVLLELPEFYGKWASKRDSTDVARFLGAKEGEETTAAELAAALPKAKFANVLFAQVAAAFEADIQDPKSYDMVRYRASYLWEAPSARQAAYLLLLESLGQADNGSYALSEVEEQAVSAHRPKAPDAA; from the coding sequence ATGAGCACGACGCTTTCCCCCGCCCCGGACACCTCCGTCCCGCAGCAGGAAGAGGACAACCCGAGCATCGAACTGCTGGACGCCTCCCGGCTCGTGCGGGACGAGCACAACGCCCGAGAGCACGACACCGAGCCGGACCAGAAGCTGATCACCTCCGTCAAGGAACTCGGCGTCGAGGAGCCCATCAGCGTCCGCCCCCTGCCGGACGGCACCTACGGAGTGTTCAAGGGCTGGCGGCGCGCGCAGGCCGCTCAGATCGCCAACGAGACCGCCGGGCAGGACGGCCGCCCCGTCCGCACGGTCAAGGCGTTCGTCCGTACCGACCTGGTGGGCAGGGACGGGTACACCCGCTTCCTGTCCCTGGTGGAGAACGACCACCGCCAGGAGATGGACGCCCGCGACACCCTCAAGGCCCAGGAACTGTCCCTCGTCGGCATGGACGAGGTGGACCAGGCCAGGGCCGCGAAGGCGATGGGCCTCAAGCGCGGAGCGGTCAAGCACCTGCGCACCGCCCAGAGGCTCGATGACGCGACGCTGCGGCAGGCCACGGCCGGTGGCATGGACCTGGAGCAGACCGCCCAGCTCACCGAGGTCGAAGGCATCCCCAACGCCACACAGCGGCTCCTCAAGGCTCTCGCGAAGGACCAGGAAGAGGGCCGGGGCGGGCGCGGCCACTGGGACCAGGTGTTCGCCCTTCTCACCGAAGAGAAAGCCAACACCAAGGCCCGCGCGGACGCCTTCACCGCCCTCAAGAAGTCCGGCGTCACCCTGGCCTCCGACCTCTCCTACGACCAGAAGCAGACGGTCAAGGCACTGACCGACCTCACCACCGGGCTCGGGGCCCCGATCACCGCCGACAAGCACCACGGCTGCCCCGGCCACTGCGCCACCCTGAACGAGGACAACCAGCCCGTCTGGTATTGCGCCGACCCGGCAGCCCACGGCCACAAGGCCCGCAAGCAGCCCAAGCCGCGCCTCAGCGCCGAGGAAGCGGAGCAGGCGGCCCAGAAGTCGGCCGAGCGCGCGCGGGTGGTGGCCTGCAACCGGGCGTGGAAGGCCGCAGCCGGGCCCCGCCAGCAGTTCATCAGCCGCCTGGTGAAGGGCAAGTCCCTGCCCGAAGAGGCCCGCATCTTCGCTCAGACGGTGCTGCTGGAGCTGCCCGAGTTCTACGGCAAGTGGGCGAGCAAGCGGGACAGCACCGACGTGGCCCGCTTCCTGGGGGCCAAGGAAGGCGAGGAGACCACGGCGGCGGAACTGGCCGCCGCCCTGCCGAAGGCCAAGTTCGCGAACGTGCTGTTCGCGCAGGTCGCCGCCGCGTTCGAGGCCGACATCCAGGACCCGAAGTCCTACGACATGGTCCGCTACCGGGCCTCCTACCTCTGGGAAGCCCCGAGCGCCCGGCAGGCCGCGTACCTGCTGCTCCTCGAATCGCTCGGGCAGGCCGACAACGGCAGCTACGCCCTCTCCGAGGTCGAGGAGCAGGCCGTCTCCGCGCACCGGCCGAAGGCGCCCGACGCCGCCTGA